The stretch of DNA gtagaacgttgaacttttgactagtctgaaatcgatccaccgccgcaacaataagaaatttctcaccgtgcaatttttcgaaatgactgGTATACTCATCGGCAGTGCGGAAATACTCTCGGCATACAAAGCAGCAGCGCAAAGTCCAAATTGTGTTTCAGCACACGTTCCACCGCAGTCACATAACGAATTTCCGATAGAAGTCGATTCGCCACTACCATCTCTTTAATTTCCTTCAAAACTTtgtcgttttgtaaaattgcatccagcatacgcaggaatttgttttgcttttcggaagtcaactctgaaaaatcaacaaatataatcattctTTAGCGGAATAAATATATCAAACCAACCCACCAGCGTGGTTGTTCTGTTCGTGCTGCTCCAGTAGGTTTCGCAACCGCTCCATGTTGAATTTAAAATGATTTGGTCGATTAACATTGGCATGCTGTTGGATTGGCTCATTACGTGTTATCAAATCGTGGTTCATCAGCATCCAGCCCAACTCGTCTATTTTGACACGAGTGTTGCGGCACAGTTTTATCTCTTCGAAAAGTTTCTCGCGTAGTTTCCGTTTGATGATGCCTCCGTCCTTGATCAGATTGTGCCGATAAATTCGTACCACGTACGATTCTATTTCATGCTTTTTCCctgtgataaaataaaaaaaaaacctttttttaaatGCTCAATAAAACCACGTACGATTAAAACGCtgcttgcttggaaagaaaagcattgattgcgcggctagaaggtaaaatatactcaaaacatccttctgcactgtttttaattcgaccgctgattgtagatatctgaaaaagtagaagcaattatgagaaattgttatacgaaaaaatccagaaaattacctgcctacagtaaagcgcgagcagctattttgccaacgaatgcatttgtcaccaaaagatatgatttgttatgtaaacaaatttgttttttcacgagcaatggccgaacagcaattttgacattgcggtccacctatagtataacGCCTTGACAAGAACCACAAGAACGAagtcagtttcagagatgccagatatgaagaaatgaatttgaatttttatgaataaatATTGGAGAtattaacatatttttgaaaattgtgtgAATAACAAATCAAAGAATCATTGTTCCTAGACAAAAAACGTTGTTGTGAATGGTTGGGTTCTAAACGCTATTGTTCTGAGCTCTCTGAGTTTCTTGATCAAAAACATTTGTCATCCATCATGCGTGAGGATATTTATAGAAATCTCTTGGCTTCCCTGGTTAGCATTTCATCAAAAAGCGACGCAACACGGAGACTAGCAAAACTAACATTGATTCATGTAAAAATGCTTTATACTCAGGGTAAAAATAGTAAATATAACTGGAAACtagagcaaaattttgtgttCTTTCACTTAAATCAGTGGAGATATCGAATTATCTCAACACAACACTATCAAAAATTTTAAGGatttgtatctaggacacgaccgaatattttcgacgtagaactacgcaattacattatgcaatccaatTGTTTACCAtatcgaatattattttggaatgtATCGAAatgtttgtaatagattatgttcttcgttacaaataaattttatgaacgtccttttacgtttgatatggtgcctaggactaccaaaatatgttaacggaagaattgtcaaacgatcattgttttTTACATTaccctgaaattattgcacatctcatgtttacatagttctcgaaccgcgaaagttcattcatctctacccagcaaacattaattcgcataacaagcgtacctagcaaacattaaatcgtaacaagcgtatatataacatcatatgccctaaaatttggttggcatataatgcgcctaactggcatatgcatgcagaaatggaggccatatacatacatggcaaatgcttacccaatttgtttggatgaatatgcaactttgaccggctataatagcgattatgttgaattgaattgcgatctaataggaatttattcatgaattgtcaaagcaccaaatacgacttttgccatactcatatacgatttattacagacatagaaaaaaacaaatggcgcaaaatattttcgtgaaatgtttattatagcctcacgaatcgccatttttatatatgagtactTATGTTTgtggaaataataattgtttgattgacttgtgttgggagtggaatatgaatgtttaaaatggcacagactgatgtttggtgaaactgctgcgatgtggattcgaactccggtcgtctggattatcatccaccagctatctcgtgcggctatctgaaatttaattcaatagcagttaaaactttcgagtgcatcagcatttcattgacattccaatatgatgtaatatgttctttattaggatctaatgtgatttactgtttcatgattttcttcagcatgcaacacgatttactacaatactgaatcgatttaaattatacgcttatacgacacacaaactgcatcagcgtaatatacgcatatgatgcggattaaatatattttacgacaatgtacatcataaaattgatgtttattataccgaattgcgacttaatttgataatggtatataaaatcgagtttttacattttatgcgatttcaaatatacacgatacatactttgattgaaattatatgcgattatgatttattcggatttcttgtaagacttggcacgtgcaaaattatacgatttaatgtttgctgggtattgaaatacccgttatATCGCACTAAATTAATGAGACGCGTCTACCTGAAAGTAAGAAAGTAATTTATTTTTCTGATGGTACAACAAATAATTTGAATATCTTCAATGAACAGGTGTTTGTATTTTTCGTGcaaaatctgagaatcaaaGCAGAGAAGTAAACGTCAACAATTGTTGATGCCGGTTATAAACACAGCATATTTTGGCCAACGTTTAGCTTTTTTTCAGGATAAAAATCTAAGTTTACGCAGCAAATGTGTAAATAGTCCACAAAATGAGGTAAATGAAAAGTGCCTACCATCGGGCGAGCTGATCAAATTATTGTGCCTGGCTAAAAAAATTTACACATTCGCAGAATCAGCGTCGACGGTTTGCTGGTGTATTTCCCGTACGAGTACATCTATCCGGAACAGTATGCCTACATGCTGGAACTCAAGCGTACGTTCGACGCGAAGGGCCACTGCCTGTTGGAGATGCCCTCGGGGACGGGTAAAACCACCACCCTACTCTCGCTGATCGTTGCCTACATTATCGAGTATCCGCACATCGTGCGCAAGCTGATCTACTGCTCCCGTACCGTTCCCGAGATCGAAAAGGTAATTGccgagttgaaacatcttatgAATTACTACGAGAAGCAGACGGGCGTGCCACCCAACATAACGGGTTTGGTGCTGAGTTCGCGCAAGAATATGTGCATCCATTCGGAGGTTAGCAAGGAACGCGATGGGAAGATTGTGGACGCCAAGTGTTACGGACTGACGGCTAGCTACGTCCGAGAGCGGGCCAGTTCCGATGAATCGATAGCTGTTTGTCAATATTTCGAAGGTTTTCAGGCGGAAGGAAAGGAAAGCACCCTCCCGCCGGGTGTCTACTCGATAGATGATCTGAAAGATTTTGGTCGGGAACGAAACTGGTGTCCTTACTTTCTATCCCGGTTTGCGGTAAGACATTGAACCTTCTTTTTTGTGTTGTACAGTTAAACAGCTGTCTCTTCACAGATCAACCAAGCCCACGTTGTTGTGTACAGCTATCACTATCTGCTTGATCCAAAAATTGCGGAAGTCGTATCGAAAGAGCTGGCCAGAGAATCGGTTGTGGTCTGCGACGAAGCTCACAACATCGACAACGTTTGTGTGGACTCGATGAGTGTGAAAATAAATAGAAGACTAATCGAAAAGAGCACGACCGGGATTCACACGCTGGAGAAACATGTAGCGGAGTAAGCATCGGATTTTTACTCACCTTAGATCAAATATTTAGAGTTTTGTGCTTTCAGGATGAAAGAAGATGACCGCAAGCGATTGAACGACGAATACCTCCGGTTGGTGCAAGGTCTCAAGGACGCGTCGTTTGCTCGGGAAACCGACATGGTGTTGGCGAACCCAGTGCTCCCGTCCGAGATACTGAAAGAAGTCGTTCCCGGTAACATTAGGAACGCTGATCACTTTTTGAGCTTCTTGAAGCGATTCATCGAGTATATTAAGGCGCGCCTTCGGGTGCAACACGTTGTTCAGGAGAGTCCCGCgggtttcctgaaagatgtgcAGCAGAAGGTTTGCATCGAACGGAAGCCGCTGCGTTTCTGTGCCGAGCGCTTATCGTCGCTGCTGCGGACACTCGAGATCACCGATCTGACCGAGTTCGGATCACTGACGGTGATAACATCATTCGCAACGCTCGTCTCAACGTACACGAAAGGATTCACGATTATCATCGAACCGTTCGATGATAAAACGCCAACAGTTTCCAATCCGATACTGCATTTGAGCTGTATGGATTCATCAATTGCGATGAAACCAATCTTCCAACGGTTTCAGAGTGTGGTGATCACTTCGGGAACGCTTTCCCCGATGGATATGTATCCGAAAATACTAGACTTCGAACCGGTGGTAATGAGTTCCTTCACAATGACCTTGGCGCGGCCGTGCCTTCTACCAATGGTAAGACtgtttttggtttttattttttttagctagtatagctgacccgacgaacgtCGTCCCGCCCATAATTGATGTTTttatatgaatactttcaaccattcacgttttcttactaagcgaacgttg from Toxorhynchites rutilus septentrionalis strain SRP chromosome 3, ASM2978413v1, whole genome shotgun sequence encodes:
- the LOC129775637 gene encoding general transcription and DNA repair factor IIH helicase subunit XPD, which produces MRISVDGLLVYFPYEYIYPEQYAYMLELKRTFDAKGHCLLEMPSGTGKTTTLLSLIVAYIIEYPHIVRKLIYCSRTVPEIEKVIAELKHLMNYYEKQTGVPPNITGLVLSSRKNMCIHSEVSKERDGKIVDAKCYGLTASYVRERASSDESIAVCQYFEGFQAEGKESTLPPGVYSIDDLKDFGRERNWCPYFLSRFAINQAHVVVYSYHYLLDPKIAEVVSKELARESVVVCDEAHNIDNVCVDSMSVKINRRLIEKSTTGIHTLEKHVAEMKEDDRKRLNDEYLRLVQGLKDASFARETDMVLANPVLPSEILKEVVPGNIRNADHFLSFLKRFIEYIKARLRVQHVVQESPAGFLKDVQQKVCIERKPLRFCAERLSSLLRTLEITDLTEFGSLTVITSFATLVSTYTKGFTIIIEPFDDKTPTVSNPILHLSCMDSSIAMKPIFQRFQSVVITSGTLSPMDMYPKILDFEPVVMSSFTMTLARPCLLPMIVSRGNDQVAISSKFETREDTAVTRNYGQLLVETAKTVPDGVVCFFTSYLYLESVVASWYDQGIIDTLLRYKLLFIETQDSAETSYALMNYVKACECGRGAVLLAVARGRVSEGVDFDHHLGRAVLMFGIPYVYTQSRILKARLDYLRDQFQIRENDFLTFDALRHAAQCVGRAIRGKTDYGIMIFADKRFSRQDKRGKLPKWIQEHLTDNYCNLSTEEAMQLGKRWLRQMAQPFTREDQLGVSLLTYEQLQTMETEKLEKQAQGKK
- the LOC129774244 gene encoding uncharacterized protein LOC129774244, with amino-acid sequence MLFFPSKQRFNRKKHEIESYVVRIYRHNLIKDGGIIKRKLREKLFEEIKLCRNTRVKIDELGWMLMNHDLITRNEPIQQHANVNRPNHFKFNMERLRNLLEQHEQNNHAELTSEKQNKFLRMLDAILQNDKVLKEIKEMVVANRLLSEIRYVTAVERVLKHNLDFALLLCMPRVFPHCR